A region from the Gammaproteobacteria bacterium genome encodes:
- a CDS encoding Crp/Fnr family transcriptional regulator, with product MPMRKARQIVSEVGWLSRQPEAFRTLILNACDLQTRSIGENLYSLGDPPGGLHGLVDGSLDVLTTAGGFSPFLGFIARPGWWAGDVAATTKDARRAEVRARTEAVLLYLPANRLERIGEEDPTFWRRLGALNAEHLDNALMFAATAVQRDVRVKVIATLLRLASYDADTDADLKINCTQAEIAEMTGLGRNTVGETLKKLQDESLVSQQYGRIGFNPVRLRAILSGIGTAVE from the coding sequence ATGCCGATGCGGAAGGCTCGGCAGATCGTCAGTGAGGTGGGCTGGCTGTCGCGGCAGCCGGAAGCCTTCAGGACCCTCATTCTGAACGCGTGCGACCTGCAGACGCGAAGCATCGGTGAGAACCTCTATTCGCTGGGCGACCCCCCCGGTGGCCTGCACGGCCTTGTCGACGGCAGTCTCGACGTCTTGACAACAGCAGGCGGCTTCAGCCCTTTCCTCGGCTTCATAGCGCGCCCCGGCTGGTGGGCAGGGGACGTCGCAGCGACTACCAAAGACGCTAGGCGCGCGGAAGTCCGGGCGCGAACGGAGGCTGTTCTGCTGTACCTGCCGGCCAACCGGCTGGAACGGATCGGCGAGGAGGATCCGACCTTCTGGCGCCGTCTGGGGGCGTTGAACGCCGAGCATCTCGACAATGCGCTAATGTTCGCGGCGACGGCGGTGCAGCGCGACGTGCGGGTCAAGGTGATCGCGACTCTGCTTCGCCTGGCCAGCTACGATGCGGATACCGACGCCGACCTCAAGATCAATTGCACGCAGGCCGAGATCGCCGAGATGACCGGCCTCGGGCGGAACACGGTTGGCGAGACGCTGAAGAAGCTACAGGACGAGAGCCTCGTGTCGCAACAATACGGGCGCATCGGCTTCAACCCGGTTCGCCTGCGCGCCATACTTTCCGGTATAGGGACGGCCGTCGAGTAG